In Streptomyces sp. NBC_00448, the following are encoded in one genomic region:
- a CDS encoding MFS transporter encodes MPLPNGLAVLRERDFRRFFIGYVTSLLGSSMASVAVAFAILDTGGGGTELGCVLAARTLPLVLVLLAGGVVTYRLGSRRVMPAADTVRCLTQGALALVLLGSRPGLWALVSLVALWGAAEALFNPALNALVPHLTRGAALSDANALLGMAASATSIAGPMLAGVLTAVSGPSCVLALDAAGYAVSVVVLLLLPRAAPLPARAASFTADLKGGWTAFRSRTWLWVTTAHIGLMNLFVWGPFLVLGPVVSQRRLGGASSWGLVMAVDGAGAVAGGIAMLVRRPRRPLFAAIAASLGWSLPSAALATGLPLAGVCAAAFLAGIGSAVCGTLYAATVQRHVPREVLARVSAYSSFGAFVLGPVGLAAAGPVALLVGTSGVLGFGVLWQTSAVIAVIALPAIRAVPPPHPLHGGPAEPPWRGCGGEPN; translated from the coding sequence ATGCCCCTCCCCAACGGCCTGGCGGTACTGCGCGAGCGCGACTTCCGCCGCTTCTTCATCGGCTACGTCACCTCGCTGCTCGGCTCCTCCATGGCCTCCGTCGCGGTCGCCTTCGCGATCCTCGACACCGGTGGGGGTGGGACCGAACTGGGCTGCGTCCTCGCCGCCCGGACCCTGCCGCTCGTCCTCGTCCTGCTCGCCGGCGGCGTCGTCACCTACCGGCTCGGCAGCCGGCGGGTGATGCCGGCCGCCGACACGGTGCGCTGCCTCACCCAGGGCGCCCTCGCCCTGGTCCTGCTCGGGTCGCGTCCCGGGCTGTGGGCGCTGGTCTCCCTCGTCGCCCTCTGGGGCGCGGCCGAAGCCCTGTTCAACCCGGCTCTCAACGCCCTGGTCCCGCACCTCACCCGCGGTGCGGCGCTGTCCGACGCCAACGCCCTGCTCGGCATGGCCGCGTCCGCGACGTCCATCGCGGGCCCGATGCTCGCCGGCGTCCTGACCGCGGTCAGCGGCCCGTCGTGCGTACTCGCCCTGGACGCGGCCGGCTACGCCGTCAGCGTCGTCGTGCTCCTCCTGCTGCCGCGTGCGGCCCCGCTCCCCGCACGCGCCGCGTCCTTCACGGCGGACCTGAAAGGAGGCTGGACCGCGTTCCGCTCCCGCACCTGGCTGTGGGTGACCACGGCGCACATCGGCCTGATGAACCTCTTCGTCTGGGGGCCGTTCCTCGTCCTCGGTCCCGTCGTCTCCCAGCGGCGGCTCGGCGGGGCGTCGTCGTGGGGCCTGGTGATGGCCGTCGACGGGGCGGGCGCGGTGGCCGGCGGCATCGCGATGCTCGTCCGGCGACCCCGACGGCCGCTGTTCGCGGCGATCGCGGCCTCGCTGGGCTGGTCGCTGCCCTCCGCCGCACTCGCCACCGGCCTGCCGCTGGCGGGGGTCTGCGCCGCCGCCTTCCTGGCAGGCATCGGCTCGGCGGTCTGCGGCACCCTCTATGCGGCCACCGTGCAGCGTCATGTGCCGCGTGAGGTGCTGGCCCGGGTGAGCGCCTACAGCTCCTTCGGGGCCTTCGTCCTCGGCCCCGTCGGACTGGCCGCCGCCGGGCCGGTCGCCCTGCTCGTCGGCACATCAGGGGTGCTCGGCTTCGGGGTGCTGTGGCAGACCTCCGCGGTGATCGCGGTGATCGCCCTTCCCGCGATCCGCGCCGTCCCCCCGCCGCACCCCCTCCACGGCGGCCCCGCGGAGCCGCCGTGGAGGGGGTGCGGCGGGGAGCCGAACTAG
- a CDS encoding DUF3500 domain-containing protein, with protein MSRPARREDFPLPATRSDLPIVDSHLFDDLIPPEAAFELTAPLRRHREPYVGITENGTPRQGLYRLRHPAASPKTAVTAARAYLDGLAPHQRVVAALPMDAPEWRLWTNAIPTWHPKGMRLERLTDRDRDRALAVVEASLSPAGYAQVRAAMALNEHLGELIDDYRDTLTEFAYWFTVFGAPSGDSPWGWQLMGHHVDLHCVFVGGQVVLAPVFLGAEPTSGTGRFAGITAFGDETEVALSFRRALDPDREGEFLMGSSLRAEDLPPELAGPWKGRHLAGAGSDNLVLPPEGIVAASLPADQRDALVELIRVYLDRLPQPQAERTLALVREHFDETRFAWRGGHDDECAFYYRIHSPVLLVEYDNHPGVFLANPEPARFHVHTIVRAPNGNDYGRDLLAQHYRLHHGG; from the coding sequence ATGTCGCGCCCAGCACGCCGGGAGGACTTCCCCCTGCCGGCCACCCGAAGCGACCTGCCGATCGTCGACTCCCACCTCTTCGACGACCTGATCCCGCCGGAGGCGGCCTTCGAGCTGACCGCACCCTTACGCCGGCATCGCGAGCCCTACGTCGGCATCACCGAGAACGGCACCCCGCGCCAGGGCCTCTACCGTCTCCGCCACCCGGCGGCATCCCCGAAGACCGCCGTCACGGCCGCCCGGGCCTACCTCGACGGGCTGGCGCCCCACCAGAGGGTGGTCGCCGCGCTGCCGATGGACGCCCCGGAATGGCGGTTGTGGACGAACGCGATCCCGACCTGGCACCCGAAGGGCATGCGCCTGGAGCGTCTCACCGACCGTGACCGCGATCGCGCGCTCGCCGTCGTCGAGGCGAGCCTCAGCCCTGCCGGCTACGCCCAGGTACGAGCCGCGATGGCACTCAACGAGCACCTGGGCGAGCTCATCGACGACTACCGGGACACCCTCACGGAGTTCGCCTACTGGTTCACCGTCTTCGGGGCTCCTTCGGGCGACTCCCCGTGGGGGTGGCAGCTGATGGGGCATCACGTGGACCTGCACTGCGTCTTCGTCGGAGGGCAGGTGGTTCTCGCCCCCGTGTTCCTCGGTGCCGAGCCGACGTCCGGGACGGGACGGTTCGCGGGCATCACGGCTTTCGGCGACGAGACCGAGGTCGCCCTTTCCTTCCGCCGCGCCCTGGACCCCGACCGGGAGGGCGAGTTCCTGATGGGTTCCTCGCTACGCGCGGAGGACCTTCCGCCCGAACTCGCCGGCCCGTGGAAGGGCCGGCATCTCGCCGGCGCGGGCAGTGACAACCTCGTCCTGCCTCCCGAGGGGATCGTCGCGGCAAGCCTGCCCGCCGACCAGCGTGACGCTCTGGTGGAGCTGATCCGGGTCTACCTCGACCGTCTCCCGCAGCCCCAGGCCGAGCGCACCCTGGCGCTTGTCCGTGAGCACTTCGACGAGACGCGGTTCGCCTGGCGCGGCGGCCACGACGACGAGTGCGCCTTCTACTACCGGATTCACTCACCCGTGCTCCTGGTCGAGTACGACAACCATCCCGGTGTCTTCCTCGCCAATCCCGAGCCCGCCCGCTTCCACGTCCACACCATCGTGCGAGCCCCCAACGGCAACGACTACGGACGTGATCTCCTCGCCCAGCACTACCGGCTCCACCACGGCGGTTGA
- a CDS encoding winged helix-turn-helix transcriptional regulator — protein MVTTQAESMLRDSPYRADCPTRRILDRIGDRWTVLIVGALWDGSARFSELRRRIEGISQKMLTQTLRGLERDGLVRRTVHPEVPVRVEYALTEAGRTLRGPLRALEEWSIAHLGDISASQEAYDRGDRPPPGSTDRDT, from the coding sequence GTGGTAACCACCCAGGCCGAGTCGATGCTCCGCGACAGCCCCTACCGCGCGGACTGCCCGACGCGCCGCATCCTGGATCGGATCGGCGACCGTTGGACGGTGCTCATCGTGGGCGCCCTCTGGGACGGCAGCGCCCGCTTCTCGGAGTTGCGCCGGCGCATCGAGGGCATCTCGCAGAAGATGCTCACCCAGACCCTCCGCGGGCTCGAACGGGACGGGCTGGTGCGCCGCACCGTCCACCCCGAAGTCCCGGTCCGCGTCGAGTACGCGCTCACCGAGGCGGGCCGCACCCTGCGCGGCCCGCTGCGCGCGCTGGAGGAATGGTCGATCGCGCACCTCGGCGACATATCAGCCTCGCAGGAAGCCTACGACCGCGGGGACCGACCTCCTCCTGGCTCCACGGATCGCGACACGTGA
- a CDS encoding ABC transporter ATP-binding protein: MIGVRPPEHDPSMPTRNSTTLPVGSSATVRGYVRELARRHRGAFAVLLGVNTVAVVASMVGPFLLGDLVQDLADGHRDIHLTRTVCLFLAALAVQACFVRMVRLRGAVLGERMLADLREDFLVRSVSLPPGVLERAGTGDLLSRITTDIDRLSEAMREAVPQLAIAVVWALLLLGALAVTAPPLALAVLVGLPLLIVGCRWYFRRAPAAYRAEVASYAAVAAALAETVDAGRTIEAHGLGERREELSRTRLRNWVGWSRYTLWLRSVLFPAITMTHVLILTSVLMIGGGFALHGWLAVGALTTGAMYAQMLVDPIGLMLRWYDELQTAQASLARLVGVREVAVDEGDGALTPDGRTMTADRVRFGYVEGTDVLHDVSLNVPPGTRLALVGPSGAGKSTLGRLLAGLYAPRTGEVTLGGAALARMPAERVREHVALVNQEHHVFVGTLRDNLRLARPTAGDGELWEALAAVDAQEWARALDDGLDTEVGSGGSALTPAQAQQLALARLVLADPHTLVLDEATSLLDPRAARHLERSLSRVLDGRTVVAIAHRLHTAHDADVIAVVEDGRISELGSHHQLVEAEGAYAALWRSWHG, translated from the coding sequence ATGATCGGCGTACGACCGCCGGAGCACGACCCCTCGATGCCGACCCGGAACAGCACCACGCTGCCGGTCGGTTCGTCCGCCACGGTGCGCGGTTACGTCCGCGAACTGGCCCGGCGGCACCGGGGCGCGTTCGCCGTGCTGCTCGGTGTCAACACGGTCGCGGTCGTCGCGTCGATGGTCGGGCCGTTCCTGCTGGGCGACCTGGTGCAGGACCTGGCCGACGGCCACCGCGACATCCACCTGACCCGTACCGTCTGCCTGTTCCTGGCCGCGCTGGCGGTGCAGGCGTGCTTCGTGCGGATGGTCCGGCTGCGCGGGGCGGTACTGGGCGAGCGCATGCTCGCCGACCTGCGCGAGGACTTCCTGGTGCGCTCGGTCTCGCTGCCGCCGGGCGTACTGGAGCGGGCCGGCACCGGTGACCTGCTGTCGCGGATCACCACCGACATCGACCGGCTGTCGGAGGCGATGCGGGAGGCGGTGCCGCAACTCGCGATCGCCGTGGTGTGGGCGCTGCTGCTGCTCGGGGCCCTCGCGGTGACCGCGCCGCCGCTGGCGCTGGCCGTGCTGGTGGGGCTGCCGCTGCTGATCGTCGGCTGCCGCTGGTACTTCCGGCGGGCACCGGCCGCCTACCGCGCGGAGGTGGCGAGTTACGCGGCCGTCGCCGCCGCGCTCGCCGAGACCGTCGACGCCGGCCGCACCATCGAGGCGCACGGCCTGGGCGAGCGCCGGGAGGAGCTGTCCCGGACCCGGCTGCGGAACTGGGTCGGCTGGAGCCGCTACACGCTGTGGCTGCGCAGCGTGCTCTTCCCCGCGATCACCATGACCCACGTGCTGATCCTGACCTCGGTGCTGATGATCGGCGGTGGCTTCGCGCTGCACGGCTGGCTGGCCGTGGGCGCGCTGACCACGGGCGCGATGTACGCGCAGATGCTGGTCGACCCGATCGGCCTGATGCTGCGCTGGTACGACGAGTTGCAGACGGCGCAGGCGTCGCTGGCCCGGCTGGTCGGGGTGCGCGAGGTCGCGGTCGACGAGGGCGACGGCGCGCTGACGCCGGACGGCCGGACCATGACCGCGGACCGGGTGCGGTTCGGCTATGTCGAGGGCACCGATGTCCTGCACGACGTGTCGCTGAACGTGCCGCCCGGCACCCGGCTGGCGCTGGTCGGGCCGTCGGGCGCGGGCAAGTCCACGCTCGGGCGGCTGCTGGCCGGGCTGTACGCGCCGCGGACCGGCGAGGTCACCCTCGGCGGGGCCGCGCTGGCCCGGATGCCCGCCGAGCGCGTGCGGGAGCACGTCGCCCTGGTCAACCAGGAGCACCACGTCTTCGTCGGCACCCTCCGCGACAACCTGCGGCTGGCCCGTCCGACGGCCGGCGACGGCGAACTGTGGGAGGCGCTGGCCGCCGTCGACGCGCAGGAGTGGGCGCGCGCGCTGGACGACGGCCTGGACACCGAGGTCGGCTCCGGTGGCTCCGCCCTGACCCCGGCGCAGGCACAGCAACTCGCGCTCGCCCGGCTGGTGCTGGCCGACCCGCACACCCTGGTGCTCGACGAGGCGACCTCGCTGCTCGACCCGCGCGCCGCCCGCCACCTCGAACGGTCCCTGTCCCGGGTGCTGGACGGCCGTACCGTGGTGGCCATCGCCCACCGCCTGCACACCGCGCACGACGCCGATGTGATCGCCGTGGTCGAGGACGGCCGGATCAGCGAGTTGGGCAGCCACCACCAACTGGTCGAGGCGGAGGGCGCGTACGCGGCGCTGTGGCGCTCCTGGCACGGGTGA